From Mucilaginibacter rubeus, a single genomic window includes:
- a CDS encoding HAD family hydrolase, translating into MYQHYSFDLWLTLIKSNPYFKIERTKVFHRDFNPAGKSIDDVARAFRQVDLMCNAVNERTGKNIDADEMYLMVISTINDNQYPLADVNIDKLYADMETLLFYYLPVLYSPVTIEVLQHLKQKGDCSLSILSNTGFIKGQTLRKVMVKLGLDVFFNFQIYSDEEGMSKPNRELFNLMVQKVKDCNKPKQIDPSGIIHIGDNPAADIAGANDAGLNSLLINSNNLSILTLLSL; encoded by the coding sequence ATGTACCAGCATTATTCATTTGACCTGTGGCTTACGCTGATCAAATCAAATCCGTACTTTAAGATAGAACGTACCAAGGTTTTTCACCGGGATTTTAATCCGGCGGGTAAAAGTATCGATGACGTTGCAAGGGCTTTCCGCCAGGTTGACCTGATGTGTAATGCCGTGAACGAGCGCACCGGCAAAAATATCGATGCTGATGAAATGTATCTGATGGTGATCAGCACCATCAATGATAACCAGTATCCGCTTGCCGATGTTAATATTGATAAGCTATATGCCGATATGGAAACGTTGCTGTTCTATTACCTGCCGGTGCTTTACTCGCCTGTAACAATTGAGGTGCTACAGCATCTAAAACAAAAAGGCGATTGCTCATTGAGTATATTAAGCAATACGGGTTTTATAAAGGGGCAGACGCTTCGCAAGGTGATGGTTAAGCTGGGCTTAGATGTTTTTTTTAATTTCCAGATCTATTCGGACGAGGAAGGGATGTCGAAGCCTAACCGGGAATTGTTTAACCTGATGGTGCAAAAAGTTAAAGATTGTAATAAACCAAAGCAAATAGACCCATCGGGTATTATACATATAGGCGATAACCCGGCCGCAGATATAGCAGGGGCTAATGATGCAGGCCTCAACAGCCTGCTCATCAATTCAAACAACTTATCT